AGTATGAAAATGCGACGAATTGATCACATTGTTTTAACTGTAACTGATTTAGAGCAATCAATGCGCTTTTATCACGAAGTATTTGATATGCCAGTGATTAAAGAACAAAGTAATGATGACTTAATTACAATGCGGTGTGGGCATCAGTTAATCCGTTTACAAAAAATTGACCGACCAACTACTTTAAAGGCAGCTGATCCGACAATTGGTTCTGCTGACTTATGTTTAGTTGCCGGAGATAGTATTGACGATATTGTTCACCATCTTAATAGCTATTATATTGATATAATTGCTGGACCAATTGTAAAACAAGGGGCGGAAGGCGAAATGACCTCGCTTTACGTTTATGATCCAGATAATAATCTGATTGAAATTGCAGTATATAAGAATAAATAAATGAATATAAAAACAATAATGAGTGTCTCGATTGGCGGCTTCCTCGGCGGAATTACCCGTTATGAACTTAGTGTCCTATT
The genomic region above belongs to Limosilactobacillus reuteri and contains:
- a CDS encoding VOC family protein, producing the protein MKMRRIDHIVLTVTDLEQSMRFYHEVFDMPVIKEQSNDDLITMRCGHQLIRLQKIDRPTTLKAADPTIGSADLCLVAGDSIDDIVHHLNSYYIDIIAGPIVKQGAEGEMTSLYVYDPDNNLIEIAVYKNK